From Bifidobacterium longum subsp. longum JCM 1217, one genomic window encodes:
- a CDS encoding ATP-binding cassette domain-containing protein yields the protein MAAWKAARPAFTAMAVGALNTMMLTRVQVRFGRYLSRRYMTGVLDREFPFFVNRSSGDLIYRANLVMVVEQIVTGSLPSTVVSMVFLVVYLIMMIAYSAPLTMLTLTVCAAVLVVSVIYSLRNRTLVERATVAQADVQRAFIETFSGIVGVISQIMAFATYMRKICEMIPAGEGDKIAIVGPTGSGKSTLLKLLAGLIEPVCGTVTINDGGCRIYDADSRWKADRLAYVHQESTVFNETLRDNITLHRPWLTDDDIVRACEVAGINEGMMDPVVGRPDFLLMDEPTSALDNDTERHVMTALLDSDNACIVVAHRLASIRDFDRIHVMDHGQIVESGTHDELLQAGGLYSRLYRQE from the coding sequence GTGGCCGCGTGGAAGGCAGCGCGCCCGGCGTTCACGGCGATGGCGGTCGGCGCGTTGAACACCATGATGCTCACCCGCGTGCAGGTGCGATTCGGACGATACCTGTCCCGCCGATACATGACCGGCGTGCTCGATCGGGAGTTCCCGTTCTTCGTGAACCGTTCCAGTGGTGACCTGATCTACCGCGCGAACCTGGTCATGGTCGTCGAACAGATCGTGACCGGCAGTCTGCCGTCGACGGTCGTGTCGATGGTGTTCCTCGTGGTCTACCTGATCATGATGATCGCCTATTCAGCGCCATTGACGATGCTGACCCTGACGGTGTGCGCGGCGGTGCTCGTCGTATCCGTCATTTATTCCCTGCGCAACAGGACGCTGGTCGAGCGTGCGACCGTCGCGCAGGCTGACGTGCAACGCGCCTTCATCGAAACCTTCTCCGGCATCGTCGGCGTCATCAGCCAGATCATGGCGTTCGCCACCTATATGCGCAAGATTTGCGAGATGATTCCCGCCGGTGAAGGCGACAAGATCGCCATCGTCGGCCCCACTGGCTCGGGCAAAAGCACGCTGCTGAAACTGCTCGCCGGACTCATCGAACCCGTCTGTGGCACGGTGACCATCAACGACGGCGGATGCCGGATTTACGACGCGGACAGCCGATGGAAGGCCGACAGGCTGGCGTATGTGCATCAGGAATCCACGGTGTTCAACGAAACCTTGCGCGACAATATCACGCTGCACCGTCCGTGGCTGACGGATGACGACATCGTCAGGGCGTGCGAGGTTGCCGGCATCAACGAGGGGATGATGGATCCGGTCGTCGGAAGACCGGACTTCCTACTTATGGACGAACCCACCAGTGCTCTGGACAACGATACCGAGCGACATGTCATGACGGCGTTGCTCGACTCCGACAATGCGTGCATCGTCGTGGCGCACAGACTCGCATCGATTCGGGATTTCGACCGCATCCATGTCATGGATCATGGGCAGATCGTCGAATCCGGTACGCATGACGAACTGCTGCAGGCCGGCGGATTGTATTCGCGGCTGTACCGGCAGGAGTGA
- a CDS encoding IS30 family transposase translates to MGQQYSHLSSEERILIEKLHCEQHLSVRKIAEEIGRDKSTVSRELRRGLWFASNENGSYRPYRPKRLKTGPWTSGPFYSALAAQRKADLRRRGSRKPRRMDSDRLRAWVLDSLRRGWSPELIEGRLKAQYAGDPSMRISHECLCQWIYAKPQRALDLRQYLARGRKRRTRKKGRKAKGPRIPMRVPIADRPEAVGSRKGFGHFESDTVVGAAPSRRCMNTQVERRSRRLFARLVDDKSASATARAEYEIFKDIPPAARVDRTWDNGTEASLHMLVDEALGMLTYFADPYSSWQRGSNENRNGRIRRYLPKGTGFEDLAQEDLDAIVGEINDTPMKLLGYKTPNEVWDEEIAKLQSKAASPNTSVALTN, encoded by the coding sequence ATGGGTCAACAGTATTCGCACCTGTCGTCCGAGGAGAGGATCCTGATCGAGAAGCTGCATTGCGAACAGCATCTGAGCGTCCGGAAGATCGCGGAGGAAATCGGTCGGGACAAGTCCACGGTGTCACGCGAGCTGAGGCGCGGCCTGTGGTTCGCGTCCAACGAGAACGGGTCGTACCGTCCCTACCGGCCGAAACGGCTGAAGACCGGGCCGTGGACCTCGGGTCCGTTCTATTCGGCGCTGGCCGCGCAGAGGAAGGCGGACCTGCGCCGGCGCGGATCCCGCAAGCCGCGTCGCATGGACTCGGACCGGCTTCGCGCCTGGGTGCTGGACTCGCTGCGCAGGGGGTGGAGCCCGGAACTGATCGAGGGACGGTTGAAGGCCCAGTACGCCGGCGACCCGTCGATGCGGATCAGCCACGAGTGCCTCTGCCAGTGGATCTACGCCAAGCCGCAGCGGGCGCTGGACCTGCGCCAGTACCTGGCGCGCGGCAGGAAACGCCGGACGAGGAAAAAGGGCAGGAAGGCGAAAGGGCCGCGCATCCCGATGCGCGTGCCCATCGCGGACCGGCCCGAGGCGGTCGGATCCAGGAAGGGGTTCGGCCATTTCGAGTCGGACACGGTGGTCGGCGCCGCGCCGTCGAGGCGCTGCATGAACACGCAGGTGGAGCGCAGGAGCCGCAGGCTGTTCGCCCGGCTCGTCGACGACAAGAGCGCGTCCGCCACGGCCAGGGCCGAATACGAGATCTTCAAGGACATCCCGCCGGCCGCGCGCGTCGACCGCACGTGGGACAACGGCACGGAGGCGAGCCTGCACATGCTGGTGGACGAGGCGCTGGGCATGCTCACGTACTTCGCCGACCCGTACAGTTCCTGGCAGCGTGGCAGCAACGAGAACAGGAACGGCAGGATCCGCCGCTATCTGCCCAAAGGAACCGGGTTCGAGGACTTGGCCCAGGAGGACCTCGACGCGATCGTCGGGGAGATCAACGACACCCCCATGAAGCTCCTCGGCTACAAAACGCCCAACGAGGTATGGGACGAGGAGATCGCCAAGCTACAATCGAAGGCAGCCAGCCCGAACACAAGCGTTGCGCTTACAAATTGA